DNA from Diaphorobacter limosus:
AGGACGCCCCGGCTGCCGAGCGAGAAAAGGCCAAGGCCAAGGCCATGGAGTTGCTGGCCGAGCTGCGCAAGGCGCCTGGCCGCTTTGCCGAACTTGCGAAGAAGGACTCGCAAGATCCCGGATCGGCTGCGTCTGGCGGCGATCTGGGTTTTTTTGGCCATGGCGCCATGGTCAAACCGTTTGAAGATGCCACGTTTTTGCTGAAGAAAGGTGAGATCAGCGATGTCGTGGAAACCGACTTCGGCTACCACATCATCATGCTCACGGACATCAAGACACCGCGCCAGCCCAGCTTCGAGGAACTGCGCCCTACGCTGGAGGCCGAGCTCAAGCAGCAGCAGGCGCAGCGCAAGTTTGCCGAGGTGGCGGAAGCGTTTTCCAATGCGGTTTATGAGCAGGCCGACAGCCTGCAACCCGTGGCCGAAAAGCTCAAACTCAAGATTCACATGGCTGACGCCATCACGCGCATGCCGGTTGGTGGTGCGCAAGGGGCGTTGGCCAGTCCTCGCTTTCTCGAGGCGCTGTTTCAGCCTGACTCGCTGCAGAACAAGCGCAACACCGAGGCCGTCGAAATTGCCCCCAGTACCTTGGCTGCGGGTCGGATTACGACCTATCAACCAGCCATGACATTGCCACTGGACAAGGCACGTGATCAGGTGCGAGCCCTGTACGTGGCGGAGAACTCAGCAAAACTTGCGCGTGAGGAAGGTCAGGCCAAGCTAGCCGCGTGGAAGGCAGCCCCCGATAGTGCGACGGGCCTGTCTGCTCCGGTCACGGTATCACGTGACCGACTGCAAGACCAGCCGCGTGCTGTTGTCGATAGCGCCCTGCACGCGCCGGTTGACAAGCTGCCGGCCTGGGTAGGTGTGGATCTGGCCGCGCAGGGTTATGCCGTGATCAAGGTCAACCGCATCGTGGCCCGCGACGCCGTGGACGACGCCATGGCGCGCATGGAGCGCCAGCAATACCTGCAGGCCTGGGGTTCTGCCGAGGCACAGGCATACTACGACCTGCTCAAGCAACGCTTCAAGGTGCAAATCAAGGCGCCACGTCCGATTGGACAAATCGAGCCACAAAGCTGATGATATTTCCGTTTGCATAGATTTATCGAGCTATAATTCAAGGCTACGGTGGCTGTAGCTCAGTTGGTAGAGTCCAGGATTGTGATTCCTGTCGTCGTGGGTTCGAGTCCCATCAGCCACCCCAGGTAAACAAAGAAAACCCTGCTATTCGACAGATAGCGGGGTTTTTTTGTTATCCGGGTTTGGTAGCCACCATGTAGCCAGCGTGACTGCGTGTTGCACCATGTGGCCAGCGTCCCATCTGGCATGGGCTCTCAGGAAAAGCGCGGATAGAAATCGATTCGGCAACAAATCGCCGTTGGTCTGGCAGCTACTCCTTCGGGGTCGCCTGCTGCTGCTTGCTCTCGGCTTTGGCCGTCAGTTCGCGGTGTGTCTTGGCCGCTGATCACCCTGAGTACACCTAAACCGGAAACACACCCGTCCGCACATCACCGACGAGTTGCGGGATGCACAGGTCATAGCGTGCAACCATGCCGTCATGGACTTCAAAAAGTACGACCGCTTTCACTTCATCGCTCTGACCTTGCGTCATCAAAGCAAGGCCTGCCGTCTTCTCCGTGACTCGTGCGGCCAATCTCCACCCGAACACGCGAATCCGGGTCATTGACGCCACGAGCGCGTACTGTGTGCATCTTGCGCCGCAGATAGTCTGAAATAGCGGCCGCACCAACCAGTTCTTCGAATACCCATTGCGACGTGTACCGTGCTCCCGGTGCAAGCAATGCCAGAAAACCATCCGGCTCCAGACGGTTCCACGCCTTGGCGAAAGCAAGAACCACTTGTTCTTCCGCCACATCCGACATGCCATGCACTCCGATCACAGAGACAGTTGCTGCAGGTACTGCCGAAACGACGCTCCCACCTCGGGGTGCTGTAGCGCCAGTTCCACGGTCGCTTCAAGAAAACCCTCTTTGCTACCACAGTCATAGCGTTTTCCGCTGTACTGGTATGCGTAAACGGCCTCATGCGCCATCAGGCGGGCGATGGCGTCGGTGAGTTGGATCTCGCCGCCCACGCCCTTGGGCTGGTTGCGGATTTCTTCAAAAATGCGCGGCGTGAGCACATAGCGTCCGGCTACGCCCATGCGCGACGGGGCCACCTCGGGGGCGGGTTTTTCCACGATTTCATCGACGCGCAAGAGCGGGCCGCCGGCGGCTTCGCCCTTGACGATTCCGTAGCGCCTGGTGTGCTCTTGCGGCACTTCCTGCACGGCCAACAGGGAGCGGCCCTGTTTTTCAAACGCAGCCGTCATCTGCGCCATCACACCTGGGCCGCCGTTTTCGCCCACCATCAGGTCGTCGGCCAGCAGCACGGCAAAGGGCTCGCGGCCGACCAGCGGCTCGGCGCAGAGTACGGCGTGGCCTAAGCCCAGGCTGCGCGGCTGGCGTACGAACAGGCAGTTCATGTCGGACGGGCTGACGGAGCGCACCAGTTCCAGCATGGCCTGCTTGCCGGCTTGCTCCAGCTCGTTCTCCAGCTCGTAGGCGGTGTCGAAATGGTCTTCGATGGCGCGCTTGCTGCGGCCGGTGACGAAGACCATGTCGCGGATGCCGGCCTCGTAGGCTTCTTCTACGGCGTATTGGATCAAGGGCTTGTCCACCACGGGTAGCATCTCTTTGGGGGACGCCTTGGTGGCGGGCAGAAAGCGGGTGCCCAGGCCGGCGACGGGGAAGACGGCTTTGCGGACGCGGGTGCTGGTCATGGGGGTTCCTTGGTGGAGAGGGCCGGCGGGACGCCGGCGCTCCCGGGGTCAGCCCAGGCGGGCGAGTTGTTCCTGGATGCGCGCCAGCGTGCTGCCAAAGTCGGCCAGGCGCTTTTTCTCTTGCTCCAGCACGGCGGCGGGGGCCTTGGCGCAGAAGGCTTCGTTGCCGAGCTTGGCGTTGGCCTTGGTGATCTCGCCTTGCAGGCGCGTGGCCTCCTTGCCCAGGCGGGCCTTTTCCGCCGCCACGTCGATCTCGACAAACAGCGCCAGGCGCGCGCCGCCCACCACGTTGACCGGGGCGTTCTGTGCCTCGCTGGCCCAGGCGGCGGCGTCGTCAAACACCTTCACGTCGCTGAGCTTGGCCAGGTTTTTCAGCACATCGGCGTTGGCACGCAGGAAGGCGCTGTCCTCTGCCATGTCGGCCACGGCCAGAAGCGGCAGGCGCTGCGCGGGCGACACGCCCATCTCGCCGCGCAGGGTGCGGCAGGCGTCCACCATGGTTTTCAGGCGCGCCACATAGCCTTCAGCCGCCTCGTCGATCTTGGCCGGCTGCGCCTCTGGGTAGGCGGCGATGGCGATCGATGCGCCCTCAATGCGGGCCACGGGCGCCACCACTTGCCACAGCGCTTCGGTGACAAACGGGATGATGGGATGCGCCAGGCGCAGGATGGCTTCC
Protein-coding regions in this window:
- a CDS encoding SurA N-terminal domain-containing protein, which produces MLESIRKHTKWVMGLLFLLIIPSFVLVGIDQNYFTGGSPVVARVDGKDITQADWDNAHRVESDRVRAQSPDIDAKLLDTPQARYATLERLVRDRVLQTAAQNMHMLTSDVRLARELQGIPQIAALKRPDGSLDAEAYRALAGSQGLTPEGLEARIRHDISVSQVMGSVMASAFAGTAEAKLALDAILQRREIQVARFNASSFVPNVAVSDADLEAYYKANPAKFQQPEQASVEYVVLDLDAVKAGITLNEDDLRTYYKENLNRLAGKEERRASHILIGAAKDAPAAEREKAKAKAMELLAELRKAPGRFAELAKKDSQDPGSAASGGDLGFFGHGAMVKPFEDATFLLKKGEISDVVETDFGYHIIMLTDIKTPRQPSFEELRPTLEAELKQQQAQRKFAEVAEAFSNAVYEQADSLQPVAEKLKLKIHMADAITRMPVGGAQGALASPRFLEALFQPDSLQNKRNTEAVEIAPSTLAAGRITTYQPAMTLPLDKARDQVRALYVAENSAKLAREEGQAKLAAWKAAPDSATGLSAPVTVSRDRLQDQPRAVVDSALHAPVDKLPAWVGVDLAAQGYAVIKVNRIVARDAVDDAMARMERQQYLQAWGSAEAQAYYDLLKQRFKVQIKAPRPIGQIEPQS
- a CDS encoding nuclear transport factor 2 family protein; the encoded protein is MSDVAEEQVVLAFAKAWNRLEPDGFLALLAPGARYTSQWVFEELVGAAAISDYLRRKMHTVRARGVNDPDSRVRVEIGRTSHGEDGRPCFDDARSER
- the galU gene encoding UTP--glucose-1-phosphate uridylyltransferase GalU, which translates into the protein MTSTRVRKAVFPVAGLGTRFLPATKASPKEMLPVVDKPLIQYAVEEAYEAGIRDMVFVTGRSKRAIEDHFDTAYELENELEQAGKQAMLELVRSVSPSDMNCLFVRQPRSLGLGHAVLCAEPLVGREPFAVLLADDLMVGENGGPGVMAQMTAAFEKQGRSLLAVQEVPQEHTRRYGIVKGEAAGGPLLRVDEIVEKPAPEVAPSRMGVAGRYVLTPRIFEEIRNQPKGVGGEIQLTDAIARLMAHEAVYAYQYSGKRYDCGSKEGFLEATVELALQHPEVGASFRQYLQQLSL